The genome window GAGAGCGGATCTTCGAGCCGTTCTTCACGACCAAGAGCGAGAGTGGCGGCACGGGCCTCGGGCTGGCCACCACCTTCGGTATCGTCAAGCAGAGCGGCGGGCAGATCCACGTCTACAGCGAGCCCGGCATCGGTACCGCGATGAAGGTGTTCCTGCCGGTTGCGATGGCGTCGGCGCTCAAGCAGCAACCCGCCGCTCGGCCCGCGCCGCGGCTCGCGGCGCAGGGGACCGTGCTGGTGGTCGAGGATGAACAGCTGGTGCGCTCGCTCATTGCCCGGACGCTGCAGCGGGCGGGCTATCAGGTGTTGACGGCCGATGGCCGGGCCGAGGCCGAGGCGCTGGCGCGTGATCACACCGGCAAGATCGACATGCTGCTGACGGATGTGGTGCTGCCGCAGGCCAATGGACGGAAGGTCGCCGAAGCGGTGACGCGCTTCCGTCCCGGCATTCCCGTGGTGTACATGTCGGGGTACACCGAGGATGCCATCGTGCATCAAGGTGTGCTCGATCCGGGGATCACCTTTCTCGAGAAGCCGTTTACGCGGGAGGAACTGCTGCAGCGCGTCGCGAGCGTGCTTCCAGGGTAGGCTGTTGCTTCTATGTGGGTGCCGCGCTCGCGCGGCACTGATCCCTCCAGCGACAGACAGTTCGCCCGACGATTGAGCCCCATCGGGTGTCACATCGTGGGCTCCCTCTCCGCGGCTGCATTGGCCCGACTGCGCGTCGAGCTGGCGACATTAGAGCTGGTGCGCGGGGCTGCATGAGGCTCCTCACGCTTCGCTCAGGACAGGCGCTCCGAGGGACCCACGACGCGACGCCCGCGAAACTCCGCCTGCGTATGGACGAAGGCCGGCACCTCATCGAGATACCGGCCTTCAGATCCACCATCCATCATCCTGTGACTTCAGTTGTTCTGCCCGCCCCGTTTCCGCTCCGCAACACTATCGAGGAATTTCCGCTCTGCCGGCGTGAGTGACGCGATGCCGGTAGCGCTGATCTTGTCGAGCACGCGATCGATTTCAATCGCCTCGCTGTTGTCCTTCGCGGCGGGCGTGGGAGCAGCAGCCACCGGCTCGCTTCGTGTCTGCAGTACCGGTTGCTGGCCGACCTCGGCACCACGTGAAGGGACCGCGACCCGTGGCCGCATCATTGGCAAACGGGGAGTTTCCGTGGGATGTGTGATCCCCTGGAGCGCGAAGAAGAGCCAGCCCCCGCCGAGTCCGCCGAGGTGCGCGTAGTGGGCGATCTGTCCGCCGCCGATCATTGCGCCGATGACATCCATGGCCGCGAGGAGCCAGACCATCCGTTGCGCCTTGATCGGAAACGGGATCGGGAAGATCATCAGCTCGGCGTCCGGAAGGTACTTCGCGAAGCCGTACGCCAGACCGAGGATCGCGCCGGACGCGCCGACGAAGGGCGCGACGGTGACGAAGCCGGTGTAGTAGAGCGCCAGCGAGAAAACCGCGCCGCAGACACCGCAGTAGAGATAGTAGAGCAGGAAGCGAGTCGAGCCGAGTCGGTTTTCGACGATCGGGCCGAAGACAAAAAGGCCGAGCGAGTTGCCGAGCAGGTGGAGCAGGCCACCGTGCACGAAGATGTAGGTGAAGAAGGTCCACGGCCGCTGGAAGGCGAGACCCGGCGCGAAGGTCACCAGTTCGGCCAGCGTCTCGGAGGTGAAGATCGTCTGCTGCAGCAACAACACGACTGCGTTGATCGCGAGGAGGCGACCAACCCAGGGAGTGATGCGGCTCAGCGGTGATTCGTTCATCTGCTCCGTTCCAATCTTCGAAGTTACTGCAACGCCAGTTCGCAGATCCGCTCACACAACGACGGGAAATCGATTCCGGCCGCCGCCGCCGACTGTGGCAGCAGGGAGGTCGCCGTCATTCCCGGCAGGGTGTTGACCTCGAGGCAGTAGAGCTTGCCTGAGGGGGAGAGCCGGAAGTCGACTCGGGAATACCCCTTGAGCTTGAGCGCCATATGCGCGGCCACGCCCAATCGCTGCACTTCCCACGCCACCGTCTCTGAAATATCGGCCGGGAAGATCTCTTCTGACATCCCCGGGGTGTACTTGCACTCATAATCGAACAGTTCGTGCTGGGGGATGATCTCGCCAACGGCGAGGGCATCGTTGTCGAGGATTCCCACGGTCAGTTCGCGCCCCGGGACGAAGGCCTCGATCATCACCTCGTCGTCGTGCTTCTCGGCCTCGAGAATGGCGGCCTCCAGATCGGCCGGATTCCGTACGACGGTGAGCCCGACGGTGGATCCCTGCTTGCTAGGCTTTACGACGACCGGGAAGCCAAGGTTTTGCATTACCTCGTCGGCGGTGGCCGGCGCCATTGCATACGGAGCGGTCGGGACACCGTCCTGGAGGAAGAGGCGCTTGGCGATGTCCTTATCCATCGCGAGGCCGCTGCCGAGGGCCCCGGAGCCGGTGTAGCGGATCCCGGCGACATCAAGCAGGTGTTGCAGGGTGCCATCTTCGCCGCGGCCGCCGTGCAGTGCGAGGAAGACCACATCCGCCTCGCGGAGAGCCGGGAGGGCGAGCAATCCGCCGAAGATGTACAGCTGCTCCTGTGCGGCCAGCGCCCGCACGTCGGGCGGGTTGGCGCCCACCCTCGCTCCGAGGAGGGCGGCCTCACTGGCGGCATCGACCAGCCCGGTGGTGGTGTCGACCACGGCGACGTGATGGCCGCGTGAACGGAGGGCTGCGACAACCTGGCCGGCCGAGGCGAGGGCGACTTCGCGTTCGGCAGACGAGCCGCCAGTGAGGACGGTGATGCGGAGGGCAGGAGTGGTCATGCGTGGATCCTAGCAGGGGCGACGGAGATAGACCAACTTGCACGCAGCGGGGGATCCATCCCCGAACAGCCGAGGCTCCAACTGCGCATCGTCAAAGGGAAATTTGCGGGACGTCACCTCACCTCACCGGCGGACAAACGGGTGCGGCCCACGGCCGAGCCGGTCCGGAATGCGGTGCTGACCTTGCTGGAGCCGGAGCTGA of Gemmatimonadota bacterium contains these proteins:
- a CDS encoding rhomboid family intramembrane serine protease produces the protein MNESPLSRITPWVGRLLAINAVVLLLQQTIFTSETLAELVTFAPGLAFQRPWTFFTYIFVHGGLLHLLGNSLGLFVFGPIVENRLGSTRFLLYYLYCGVCGAVFSLALYYTGFVTVAPFVGASGAILGLAYGFAKYLPDAELMIFPIPFPIKAQRMVWLLAAMDVIGAMIGGGQIAHYAHLGGLGGGWLFFALQGITHPTETPRLPMMRPRVAVPSRGAEVGQQPVLQTRSEPVAAAPTPAAKDNSEAIEIDRVLDKISATGIASLTPAERKFLDSVAERKRGGQNN
- a CDS encoding D-alanine--D-alanine ligase — encoded protein: MTTPALRITVLTGGSSAEREVALASAGQVVAALRSRGHHVAVVDTTTGLVDAASEAALLGARVGANPPDVRALAAQEQLYIFGGLLALPALREADVVFLALHGGRGEDGTLQHLLDVAGIRYTGSGALGSGLAMDKDIAKRLFLQDGVPTAPYAMAPATADEVMQNLGFPVVVKPSKQGSTVGLTVVRNPADLEAAILEAEKHDDEVMIEAFVPGRELTVGILDNDALAVGEIIPQHELFDYECKYTPGMSEEIFPADISETVAWEVQRLGVAAHMALKLKGYSRVDFRLSPSGKLYCLEVNTLPGMTATSLLPQSAAAAGIDFPSLCERICELALQ